In a single window of the Aridibaculum aurantiacum genome:
- the uvrA gene encoding excinuclease ABC subunit UvrA produces MAKRTNTVATPKEATGSRDTNDTILVKGARVHNLKNVTVAFPRNKFIVVTGVSGSGKSSLTIDTLFAEGQRRYAESLSAYARQFMARMNKPDVDFIKGLCPAIAIEQKVITRTPRSTVGSMTELYDYLRLMFARVGHSISPISGREVKKDDVQDVVDAMKALNEGSRVLLLAVFKQHANRNVKEELNILMQKGFSRMYISAAEGVGETVRIEDLLEMDEYELNVKVKLDKASTSKQAKASDKTNAALPNVYILVDRLVVKEFDEDDIHRIGDSITTAFYEGEGEMYLEVDGNNLLHFSNKFELDGIQFEEPVPNLFSYNNPFGACPVCEGFGQVLGIDPDLVIPDKRLSLYEGAVAPWKGEKMGLWKENFIRVAKMFSFPVHKPIADLTKEEYDVLWKGNKYANGIDDFFKEVEQNLYKVQYRVMLSRYRGRTTCHECEGFRLRKEALYVKVASKHIGELCEMPVKDLYVWISQLQLSEFDKQVAKRILIEINHRLKTLIDVGLGYLTLNRLANSLSGGESQRIQLTRSLGSNLTNSLYILDEPSIGLHSRDTEKLIGVLKELRDLGNTVVVVEHDEMMMREADHIIDMGPLASHLGGEVVAEGNYDAIIANEESLTGKYLKGELQIEVPKRPRKWMNSIKVEGARHNNLKNITVQFPLNVLCVVSGVSGSGKTTLIKQILYPGLQKIKGEFADKVGFHKSITGDIESIDHIEMIDQNPIGKSSRSNPVTYIKAYDEIRDLYAKQPLSKMRGFAAKHYSFNVDGGRCDACKGEGEQVVEMQFLADVHLVCDVCNGKRFKEEVLEVTYKGKSIHDVLELSVDEAVEFFSAGKDGAGIAKAIQPLQDVGLGYIKLGQSSDTLSGGEAQRVKLASFLGKGKGAGHILFIFDEPTTGLHFHDIKKLLASFNALIEQGHSIIVIEHNTDVIKSADWVIDLGPEAGDGGGSLVYAGIPSGLAAIKDSYTGRFL; encoded by the coding sequence ATGGCTAAAAGAACCAACACTGTGGCTACACCAAAGGAAGCTACAGGCAGCCGCGATACTAACGATACCATCCTGGTAAAGGGAGCGCGGGTGCATAATCTTAAGAATGTTACTGTAGCATTTCCTCGAAATAAATTCATAGTAGTTACTGGTGTTTCAGGCTCAGGTAAATCATCGCTTACCATTGATACTTTATTTGCAGAAGGCCAGCGTCGCTATGCTGAAAGCTTAAGTGCGTATGCAAGGCAGTTCATGGCGCGTATGAACAAGCCTGATGTTGATTTCATAAAAGGATTATGTCCTGCTATTGCCATAGAGCAAAAGGTTATCACACGCACACCGCGCAGTACCGTAGGTAGCATGACAGAACTATACGATTACCTGCGATTGATGTTTGCACGTGTTGGTCATAGTATATCTCCCATCAGTGGCAGAGAAGTAAAGAAAGATGATGTGCAGGATGTGGTAGATGCCATGAAAGCTTTGAATGAAGGTAGCCGCGTATTGCTGCTGGCCGTGTTCAAGCAACATGCTAATCGCAATGTGAAAGAGGAGTTGAACATACTGATGCAGAAAGGCTTTAGCCGTATGTATATATCCGCTGCAGAAGGTGTAGGTGAAACAGTACGTATAGAAGACCTGCTGGAGATGGATGAATACGAGCTGAACGTAAAAGTGAAACTGGATAAAGCCTCTACCAGTAAGCAAGCTAAGGCTAGTGATAAAACCAATGCTGCACTTCCTAATGTATATATACTGGTAGACAGGTTGGTGGTGAAAGAATTTGATGAAGATGATATACATCGTATAGGTGATAGTATCACTACCGCATTTTATGAGGGAGAAGGAGAGATGTACCTTGAAGTAGATGGCAACAACCTGCTTCACTTCAGCAACAAGTTTGAGCTGGATGGGATACAGTTTGAAGAGCCTGTTCCTAATCTCTTTTCTTACAACAATCCTTTTGGTGCCTGCCCTGTATGCGAAGGTTTTGGACAGGTATTGGGTATAGATCCTGACCTTGTTATTCCAGATAAAAGACTAAGCCTGTATGAAGGTGCTGTAGCTCCATGGAAAGGAGAGAAGATGGGCCTATGGAAAGAGAATTTTATACGTGTTGCAAAAATGTTCAGCTTCCCTGTTCATAAACCTATTGCTGATCTTACCAAAGAAGAGTACGATGTATTATGGAAGGGAAATAAGTATGCTAATGGTATAGATGACTTTTTTAAAGAAGTAGAACAGAACCTTTATAAGGTACAATATAGGGTGATGCTTAGCAGGTATCGTGGTCGTACAACCTGCCACGAGTGTGAAGGATTTAGATTGCGTAAAGAAGCATTGTATGTAAAAGTAGCTTCCAAGCATATAGGTGAACTGTGCGAGATGCCTGTAAAAGATCTTTATGTATGGATAAGTCAGCTGCAGCTAAGCGAGTTTGATAAGCAAGTGGCAAAACGGATATTGATAGAGATCAATCACCGGTTGAAGACACTTATAGATGTAGGTCTTGGATACCTTACGCTCAATCGCCTGGCTAATAGCCTGAGTGGCGGAGAAAGCCAGCGTATACAACTTACTCGCAGCCTGGGTAGCAACCTCACCAATTCGCTTTACATACTAGATGAACCATCCATTGGCTTGCATAGCCGCGATACAGAAAAGCTGATCGGTGTACTGAAAGAGCTACGTGATCTTGGGAATACGGTAGTGGTGGTAGAGCACGATGAAATGATGATGCGGGAAGCAGATCATATTATAGATATGGGGCCGCTTGCCAGCCACCTGGGAGGTGAAGTAGTTGCAGAAGGTAATTACGATGCCATTATAGCAAATGAAGAAAGTCTTACAGGTAAATATCTAAAAGGTGAACTGCAGATAGAAGTGCCTAAGCGTCCGCGAAAGTGGATGAACAGCATCAAGGTAGAAGGTGCAAGGCATAACAACTTAAAGAATATAACGGTCCAGTTTCCGCTTAATGTACTATGCGTAGTAAGTGGTGTAAGTGGTAGTGGTAAGACAACGCTCATCAAACAAATTCTTTACCCTGGCCTGCAAAAGATAAAAGGTGAGTTTGCTGATAAAGTAGGTTTTCATAAATCTATAACCGGCGATATAGAAAGCATTGATCATATAGAGATGATCGATCAAAATCCTATTGGTAAATCATCGCGTAGTAATCCTGTTACTTATATAAAAGCTTACGACGAGATAAGAGATCTGTATGCAAAGCAGCCACTGAGTAAGATGCGTGGTTTTGCTGCCAAGCATTATTCTTTCAACGTGGATGGTGGCCGCTGCGATGCATGTAAAGGTGAAGGTGAACAGGTAGTAGAAATGCAGTTCCTTGCTGATGTCCATCTTGTGTGCGATGTGTGCAATGGCAAGCGTTTTAAAGAAGAGGTGCTGGAAGTAACGTACAAAGGCAAGAGCATACACGATGTACTGGAGCTAAGTGTAGATGAGGCAGTGGAATTTTTTAGTGCCGGGAAAGATGGTGCAGGTATAGCTAAAGCAATTCAGCCATTGCAGGATGTAGGTTTAGGCTATATAAAACTTGGACAGAGCAGCGATACACTTAGTGGTGGAGAAGCGCAGCGTGTAAAACTAGCAAGCTTCCTGGGCAAAGGCAAAGGAGCAGGACATATCCTTTTCATTTTTGATGAACCAACCACAGGTCTTCATTTTCACGATATCAAAAAGCTGCTGGCATCATTCAATGCACTGATAGAACAAGGGCATTCTATTATAGTAATAGAGCACAATACCGATGTTATAAAATCAGCTGATTGGGTCATCGATCTTGGACCCGAAGCAGGTGATGGCGGAGGTAGTTTGGTATACGCTGGTATACCTTCTGGATTAGCAGCAATAAAAGATAGTTATACAGGAAGGTTTTTATAA
- a CDS encoding T9SS type A sorting domain-containing protein, whose product MRKLYLLLGSMLFLNFTYAQLSGSQMVPSASYPTIASAVADVNVQGVGPGGVIFNIAPGYTETITATLSLTATGTAANPITFRRDPAGSGANPVVTAYTTGTATPGTTSAALDGIWRLAGSDYVTIDGIDLQENSANTTAATMMEYGFGLLKASATDGCQYVTIRNCTITLNRNNVTSGTAESTDGSVGIWVANTVATNNVTVTVTSAAGTNSNNRFYNNTIQNCYTGIYLRGFAAASPFSLYDTNNDVGGTAAATGNIIRNYGGGTSGTAVAYAIRTIYQANFNLSFNTINNNDGSGVNHPATLRGIFTSTATSVSGTINNNTVSLSGAGTTQAVVAIENGSGGTAAGNTISISNNIVQNITQSAATTGTFTGIANTVSAATVNINGNTVSGVSQSGTGTVIGIQNSGSPTNLTINNNTISNIQKTGASGTIYGISVGTSIAVVSGNMINGLGFNNTSGTSSATLYGIYSLTSPTGETFTGNTIYDLNIVGASTSTSHVLGGIITNSVSSSVKNISQNNIYNLNINSTGGSGTVTGINTSTGNTILIARNKIGELTAFGSSSSARGITVNSGTTLNVQNNLVGNLYTPSASSADAIRGINLASTSATTIINVHYNTVRLDASSSGANFGTSALYATTSTTATTATLNMVNNILVNLSTPSGTGVSAAYRRSSTSLTNYGSASNNNMFYAGTPSATNVIFFDGTNSDQTLDAYKQRVAPRDQNSVTENPIFSSLMVADANYLHLDPTVPTRAESGGTPISGITVDYDGQTRNTTTPDIGADEFNGIAIDETAPVITYNNLVSNCETGNKLLAATITDASGVPTSGSLVPRVYYRKGTTGAWYSQPGTLVGGSATNGTWNFTIQPSDFGGLVTGDIVQYYVIAQDVVTPTPNISSNPAGVVATDVNTVSTHPATLNSYTVGVTLNGNYTIGSSGNYPTIGDAVNAYHTACITGNVTFTLMDGAYSSETFPIVIRSNPDASATKTITFKPEAGMATTISGSSAGAIIRLLGADYVVFDGVNTGGSSLTIANTNTGTSSSLIYLSPASATDGATNNIIRNVTLTGNTPTTTYAAIVSSSSTTLGGVAEAANSNNIFENNTITALQYGIVLVGPTGNEVNNVIRGNTIGSAIAASKIQLNGIAIFQQQNVEISGNNISGVSSAATTPAASGLRIAGTMSGGNIFNNKISDIKNTVSGGWGANGIQLNASTTASNLTIYNNFIWDVAGVGYASGVGLNDNGYGIIAVTGGGYNLYFNSINLNTDQTTGTSAAINITSGITTANSLNIRNNIFANTQTANTRYAIYNAAATTVFNDINNNDYFTTGTNIGYSGSAAVADIAAWRTATGKDAASVSVDPQFISPTDLHLQTSSPLINAGVTIAGITKDIDMEDRDATPDMGADEIVTTLPVTLSDIRAFQHNAGVQVEWKIATETDVKHYEVERSVDGRSFTKAGTVAARGAATYNWLDAMPFQGNNYYRVRVVNNNGSSQLTSVVRVSISKGAAAIVAYPNPVKGESFNLALDNMTAGNYTIVLTNLNGQRVYTEIFSHSGGSANRSVRLPNGLSKGTYLLQVVGENKQFVQKIVKD is encoded by the coding sequence ATGAGAAAACTGTACTTGCTCTTGGGAAGCATGCTCTTCCTGAACTTTACTTATGCTCAGTTATCAGGAAGCCAAATGGTTCCCTCGGCATCCTATCCAACTATTGCTTCAGCTGTTGCTGATGTCAATGTTCAGGGTGTAGGACCGGGAGGAGTTATCTTCAATATAGCTCCAGGCTATACTGAAACCATAACAGCTACTTTATCCCTAACAGCTACTGGAACAGCTGCTAATCCAATTACATTTCGCAGAGATCCTGCCGGTTCGGGAGCAAATCCAGTAGTGACTGCTTATACTACTGGTACTGCTACACCAGGTACAACATCTGCGGCATTAGATGGTATATGGAGGTTGGCTGGTTCAGACTATGTAACAATTGACGGTATCGATTTACAAGAAAATTCGGCCAATACTACTGCTGCTACCATGATGGAGTATGGCTTTGGTTTACTTAAAGCTAGTGCTACAGACGGTTGCCAGTATGTTACCATTCGTAACTGTACAATCACATTAAACAGAAATAATGTTACATCTGGAACCGCTGAGTCTACAGATGGCTCTGTAGGTATTTGGGTCGCTAACACTGTTGCGACAAACAATGTTACTGTTACTGTAACAAGCGCTGCAGGAACCAATTCGAACAACAGGTTCTACAATAACACCATCCAGAATTGTTATACAGGTATCTACCTGAGAGGTTTTGCAGCAGCATCTCCTTTTTCATTATACGACACAAACAATGACGTAGGTGGAACCGCAGCAGCAACAGGAAACATCATAAGAAATTATGGAGGCGGTACAAGTGGTACAGCAGTAGCATATGCTATAAGAACCATCTACCAGGCAAATTTCAACCTGTCATTTAATACAATCAATAATAATGATGGCAGTGGCGTAAATCATCCTGCAACACTAAGAGGCATTTTCACTTCTACTGCAACAAGTGTGAGTGGTACTATAAATAATAACACAGTTTCTCTTTCCGGTGCCGGTACTACACAAGCCGTAGTAGCAATTGAAAATGGATCTGGTGGTACAGCGGCTGGAAATACAATCAGCATCTCAAATAACATAGTGCAGAATATTACACAGTCAGCAGCTACCACAGGAACTTTTACTGGTATAGCTAATACTGTTTCTGCAGCCACTGTTAACATCAATGGGAATACTGTTTCAGGTGTTAGCCAGTCTGGTACAGGAACAGTGATTGGTATCCAAAACAGTGGTAGTCCTACTAATCTTACCATTAACAATAACACCATCAGTAACATTCAGAAAACGGGTGCTAGTGGTACTATTTATGGTATTAGTGTAGGTACTTCTATCGCTGTTGTATCGGGTAATATGATCAATGGCCTGGGCTTCAATAATACTTCAGGTACATCTTCTGCTACTTTATATGGTATTTATAGCTTAACCTCCCCAACAGGTGAAACTTTTACAGGTAATACTATCTATGATTTAAATATTGTTGGTGCCAGTACTTCTACATCGCACGTTTTAGGTGGAATTATTACCAATTCAGTAAGCTCATCGGTTAAAAATATTTCTCAAAATAATATTTACAACCTAAACATTAATTCTACAGGTGGTAGTGGTACAGTTACCGGGATAAATACTAGTACTGGTAACACTATCCTTATAGCCAGAAATAAAATAGGTGAGCTTACTGCATTTGGTTCTTCCAGTTCAGCAAGAGGTATTACAGTGAACTCAGGAACAACACTAAATGTGCAAAACAACCTGGTTGGTAACTTGTACACACCTTCTGCAAGTTCAGCAGATGCTATCAGGGGTATTAACCTTGCTTCTACTAGTGCCACTACTATCATAAATGTTCATTACAACACTGTGCGTTTAGACGCCAGTTCATCTGGTGCCAATTTTGGTACTTCTGCATTGTATGCTACTACATCTACCACAGCTACTACTGCTACTTTGAACATGGTAAACAATATCCTGGTGAACCTTTCTACGCCATCAGGTACAGGAGTGTCAGCTGCTTACCGTAGATCTAGTACATCACTTACTAACTACGGAAGCGCTTCTAACAACAATATGTTTTATGCAGGAACTCCTTCAGCAACCAATGTTATCTTTTTTGATGGAACCAACTCTGATCAAACACTGGATGCTTATAAGCAAAGAGTTGCTCCCAGAGATCAGAATTCAGTAACAGAAAATCCTATTTTTAGCAGTTTGATGGTAGCAGATGCAAATTACCTGCATCTTGATCCTACTGTTCCTACAAGGGCAGAAAGTGGCGGTACTCCTATATCAGGTATCACCGTAGATTATGACGGACAAACCAGGAACACAACTACTCCTGATATTGGTGCAGATGAATTTAACGGTATTGCAATTGACGAAACTGCTCCTGTCATCACCTACAATAATTTGGTTTCTAATTGTGAAACAGGAAATAAGCTGCTTGCTGCTACCATAACAGATGCTTCTGGTGTTCCAACTAGTGGTTCTTTGGTACCAAGAGTGTATTATAGAAAAGGAACAACTGGAGCTTGGTATTCTCAACCAGGTACATTAGTAGGCGGTAGTGCAACAAACGGTACATGGAACTTTACTATCCAACCTTCAGATTTTGGTGGACTTGTAACAGGCGATATTGTTCAGTATTATGTTATAGCTCAGGATGTAGTTACGCCTACTCCAAATATAAGTTCCAACCCTGCCGGTGTAGTAGCAACAGATGTTAATACAGTTTCTACACATCCTGCAACTTTAAATTCTTACACAGTTGGAGTTACTTTAAACGGTAATTACACAATTGGATCATCAGGTAATTATCCCACTATTGGTGATGCTGTTAATGCATATCATACAGCTTGTATAACAGGCAATGTTACATTTACCTTGATGGATGGTGCATATTCTTCAGAGACCTTCCCAATAGTTATCAGGTCTAACCCAGATGCGTCAGCAACTAAGACAATTACCTTCAAGCCAGAAGCAGGTATGGCTACTACCATCAGTGGTTCAAGTGCCGGTGCTATCATTAGGTTACTAGGTGCAGATTATGTTGTATTTGATGGTGTGAATACTGGTGGAAGTTCACTTACAATAGCTAATACCAATACAGGTACAAGTTCAAGTCTTATCTACCTTTCTCCGGCAAGCGCAACAGATGGTGCTACAAATAATATCATCCGCAATGTGACGCTTACAGGTAATACACCAACCACAACTTATGCTGCCATTGTATCGAGCAGCTCAACAACACTGGGTGGAGTAGCAGAGGCTGCTAACTCAAATAATATTTTCGAGAACAATACAATAACAGCTTTACAGTACGGTATTGTACTGGTAGGTCCAACTGGTAATGAAGTTAATAACGTAATCAGGGGAAATACAATTGGATCAGCAATAGCTGCTTCTAAAATCCAGTTAAATGGTATTGCGATCTTCCAACAGCAGAACGTTGAGATTTCAGGTAATAACATTTCAGGTGTATCATCTGCGGCTACTACTCCCGCTGCTTCTGGTTTGCGTATAGCAGGCACAATGTCGGGCGGTAATATATTCAACAACAAAATCTCAGATATCAAGAATACAGTATCTGGTGGTTGGGGTGCAAATGGTATACAACTAAATGCTTCAACTACAGCTTCTAATCTAACCATTTACAACAACTTCATTTGGGATGTTGCAGGTGTTGGTTATGCATCAGGTGTTGGCCTCAATGATAATGGATATGGTATCATTGCCGTGACTGGCGGTGGATATAATCTCTACTTCAATTCGATCAACCTAAACACTGACCAGACAACTGGTACCTCTGCTGCTATCAATATCACATCCGGTATCACCACAGCCAATTCACTAAACATTCGCAACAACATCTTTGCTAATACGCAAACAGCAAATACAAGGTATGCGATCTATAATGCAGCGGCTACTACAGTTTTCAACGACATAAACAACAATGATTACTTTACTACTGGTACCAATATCGGTTACTCAGGAAGCGCAGCTGTTGCAGATATTGCTGCGTGGAGAACTGCCACCGGTAAAGATGCTGCTTCAGTATCCGTAGATCCTCAATTCATTTCGCCAACTGATCTTCATCTTCAAACCTCATCTCCTCTAATCAATGCCGGTGTTACCATTGCTGGTATAACTAAGGATATTGATATGGAAGATCGTGATGCTACACCAGATATGGGTGCTGACGAAATTGTTACCACTCTTCCTGTTACCCTTTCCGATATTCGTGCTTTCCAGCATAATGCAGGTGTACAGGTAGAATGGAAGATCGCTACTGAAACTGATGTTAAGCATTATGAAGTTGAGCGTTCTGTTGATGGTCGTAGCTTTACTAAAGCGGGTACCGTTGCAGCAAGAGGCGCCGCTACCTATAACTGGTTAGATGCAATGCCATTCCAGGGCAATAACTACTACCGTGTACGTGTGGTAAACAACAATGGAAGCAGCCAGCTTACATCTGTTGTTAGAGTTTCTATCAGTAAAGGTGCAGCGGCCATTGTAGCTTATCCTAACCCTGTAAAGGGCGAAAGCTTCAACCTTGCACTGGATAATATGACTGCAGGTAACTATACCATCGTACTGACAAACCTGAATGGTCAGCGTGTTTACACCGAGATATTCAGTCATTCTGGTGGTTCTGCAAACCGTTCTGTAAGATTGCCTAATGGCTTGTCAAAAGGTACTTACCTATTGCAGGTTGTTGGTGAGAACAAGCAGTTCGTACAAAAGATAGTGAAGGACTAA
- a CDS encoding RNA polymerase sigma factor has product MKTLTLASDTQLIHAFQDGNSAALEVLVNRYKDKIFSSILFLVKDKYLAEDLFQDVFIKIIDTIRNNRYTEEGKFLPWAMRIAHNLCVDHFRKVKRTPAIKTSDDHDIFELINFCEDGAEKKMMQSQSHDRVRRLLDMLPEEQREVIVLRHYADLSFKEISQMTNCSINTALGRMRYGLINMRKMLTEKQIAL; this is encoded by the coding sequence ATGAAAACACTTACCCTGGCATCCGACACCCAACTAATTCATGCTTTTCAAGATGGTAACAGTGCTGCACTTGAAGTACTGGTAAATCGTTACAAAGACAAGATCTTCTCATCTATCCTTTTTCTTGTAAAAGACAAGTACCTGGCAGAAGATCTTTTCCAGGATGTGTTCATCAAGATCATCGACACGATCCGTAACAACCGTTACACAGAGGAAGGAAAGTTTCTTCCATGGGCTATGCGTATTGCACACAACCTGTGTGTTGACCACTTTCGCAAAGTAAAACGTACACCAGCCATCAAGACCAGCGATGACCACGACATCTTCGAACTGATCAACTTTTGCGAAGATGGTGCAGAAAAGAAAATGATGCAGAGCCAAAGCCACGACCGTGTTCGTCGCCTGCTGGATATGCTTCCTGAAGAGCAGAGAGAGGTGATCGTACTTCGTCACTATGCTGATCTTAGCTTTAAAGAAATTTCGCAAATGACCAACTGCAGCATCAATACAGCTCTAGGCCGTATGCGCTATGGATTGATCAACATGCGTAAAATGTTAACCGAAAAACAGATCGCGCTATAA